The Persephonella sp. KM09-Lau-8 nucleotide sequence ACTCTTTTATCTTGTGAAGTATTCCGATACCTATTGCTGCTCCTTCATCTGGATCAGTTCCGGGAATAAGCTCATCAAGAAGTAAAAGACTTTTTTCCCCGGCTTGCTGAAGTATTTCTTTGATATTTTTGATATGAGCTGAAAATGTGGATAGATTTTGCTCTATAGACTGCATATCCCCAATGTCTGCAAATACTCCTTCAAATACAGGAATTTCACTTTCTTCCTGTGCAGGTAGAGGAATTCCAGATTGCACCAGTAATGCTGATAAGCCGGCTGTTTTTAGGGCTATTGTTTTTCCGCCGGTGTTGGGTCCCGTGATGATTAAACCTTTTTTCTTTTCTCCTAATCTAAGGTCTATTGGTTTAAACTCTTTTCCCATAAACAGAAAAATAGGGTGTCTGACCTGCTTCAAATTCATCTTATCTGATAGTTTTGGGAACACACAACCGAATTCTCTGCTGTATTTTCCGATTGTGTAAAGAAAATCAAATTCTATAATAGCCTGATATGTCCGTGATATGTGCTGATATTTGTCCCTGAGTATATCTGTTATAAATTTCAGGATTTTTCTTATCTCAATATGTTCCTGTAGTTTCAGGTCTGAGAGCTTATTATTTAGCTCCACAACCCCAACAGGCTCAAGGTATACTGTCTGACCGGAAGATGACCTGTCCTGTATAATTCCCTGAATTTTTCCTGCAAAATTATGCTTAACAGGGATTACATACCTATCCCTTCTTATTGTAATAATCCTATCCTGCAAAATATCTGCAAATTTTGAGTTATTAAGTAATTTTTCCAGAATTGTTGTGATTTGTTTTTCAACCTCTTTTATATTTTTTCTGATGTTATAAAGGTCTCTGCTGGCTGAATCTTTTATCATTCCTGAAGGGTCTATACTATCGGTAATAATCCTCTCTATTTCCCGAGAGGAATAAAGGTCTTTGTATATGATTTGTAATTGCTGGGTCTCTTTTATGTATGGAGATAAAAAGTTTTTTATCTCTCTGGATATTTTTAGAATACTACCTATATCAAGTATTTCCTGAGGGGAGAGAATACTCTCTTCTATTGACAGTAATTCAAGGGCTGTATCTATTTCAGGGAATTCAGAAAGAGGGAAATATCCTGCATGATTAAGTATATTTAAAAACTCCTGTGTTTTTGTAATTCTGTTCTCTACAGAATATTTATCTATTGCAGGTTTTAGACCTTTTATTTTTTCTTTTGTTTTCTCATTTGGGGTAAACTGTGATAGGTATTCAAGGAATTTAAAATATTCCAGTGTTTTCAGGTCTTCTGTTCTTTGTTTTACCATTGTTTTCAAATTTTTCCATAACCTCCAGTAATTTATAACTGACAGAAAAATAGTATCTTTTGGAATAAATTTCAATAGCTATTTTCTGTATTTTGCCGGGTCAACATTATATTTTTTAAGTAATTTTTGCAAAGATTGTCTTTCTATATTTGCCATTCTGGCAGCTTTTGAGATGTTTCCATTTGTCATAGAAAGCAGAACACTGAGATACTTTTTCATAAATTTTTCCATATATTGTTTTTTTGCTTCTGAATAGCTTAGAGGGAATTCTGAATCACCTTTTATCTCAGGGTCTATATTTTTTACATCTATAGGTTGTCCGGGTTCTGTTAGCATACAGGCTTTGTATATCATATTTTCCAGCTGTCTAACATTTCCTGGCCAGTCATACTCAACAAGTATTTTTAGAGCCTGTGGGGTTATTCCCTTT carries:
- a CDS encoding endonuclease MutS2, with translation MVKQRTEDLKTLEYFKFLEYLSQFTPNEKTKEKIKGLKPAIDKYSVENRITKTQEFLNILNHAGYFPLSEFPEIDTALELLSIEESILSPQEILDIGSILKISREIKNFLSPYIKETQQLQIIYKDLYSSREIERIITDSIDPSGMIKDSASRDLYNIRKNIKEVEKQITTILEKLLNNSKFADILQDRIITIRRDRYVIPVKHNFAGKIQGIIQDRSSSGQTVYLEPVGVVELNNKLSDLKLQEHIEIRKILKFITDILRDKYQHISRTYQAIIEFDFLYTIGKYSREFGCVFPKLSDKMNLKQVRHPIFLFMGKEFKPIDLRLGEKKKGLIITGPNTGGKTIALKTAGLSALLVQSGIPLPAQEESEIPVFEGVFADIGDMQSIEQNLSTFSAHIKNIKEILQQAGEKSLLLLDELIPGTDPDEGAAIGIGILHKIKELKAYVMATTHFKQIKIFALSDDYFEVASVGFDKETLSPTYTLHYNSVGESMAFYIAEKLGIDEEVLHIARRYIDETFLQLEKAIQELEVYKAKYEEELKELEQLKSNLTEQKEKYDRLLKELQKEKEKRWETVKKEAEDYLKQLREEGYQILQELKTTKSGKNLEQFLKERKNLPLKEQEEEISQDIDIGDFVRLKGKGTIGEVISVRENKVHVNFNGIKIWTKKSDLEKVEQKKKTEVKFNFSRKRDSSFKPEIKLIGKTKEEAIKELEQFIDRAITEGFSTVRIIHGYGSGILRKAVREYLDTLPYKISYEDAPYNEGGMGVTIAHIQ